The genome window ATCTTGAGCCCATCTTGAGCTTGGCTGGTGGTTCCGGCTGGCGCGAACAGCTATGCAAGAAATCTACGCGGCGGAGGGCATGCGGTCAATGCCGGTTTTTGGTGCAATGCCTTCCGTTCGCGGTATTCGTGGGTTCGTCGCCGGGAAAGAACCGCGGGAAAAGCTGCTATCGTTACTACCGTGAGCGAGGCTGCCAAAAAACGCGTCCTCCTGCTGACCACGACCACGGGATACCAGACGCGGGCGTTCGTGGAGGCGGCGGAGCGCATGGGGCTGGAGGTCGCCTTCGGCAGCGACCGCTGCCATGTGCTCGACGATCCCTGGCAGGACGGCGCGCTGGCGCTGCACTTCGAGGACGCGGTGGGCTCGGCCTGGACCATCGTCGAGTACGCGCGCACCCAGCCGGTGAGCGCCATCGTCGCCCTGGGCGACCGGCCCACTCCCACCGCCGCGCGCGCCTGCCGGGCGCTGGGGCTGGCGCATCATCCGCCGGAGGCGACCGAGGTCTGCCGCGACAAGTATCGCTCGCGAGA of Terriglobales bacterium contains these proteins:
- a CDS encoding ATP-grasp domain-containing protein, with translation MSEAAKKRVLLLTTTTGYQTRAFVEAAERMGLEVAFGSDRCHVLDDPWQDGALALHFEDAVGSAWTIVEYARTQPVSAIVALGDRPTPTAARACRALGLAHHPPEATEVCRDKYRSRERLRDAGLRVPAFSPFPLTADPRKIFSAGEHRVGFPCVLKPLALSGSRGVIRADDPEEAVRAFERIRTLLRSPEVGVLREETSNSIQVEAYVEGDEIAIEALMEDGRLQV